The Drosophila mauritiana strain mau12 chromosome 2R, ASM438214v1, whole genome shotgun sequence genome has a segment encoding these proteins:
- the LOC117137958 gene encoding ribonuclease kappa has product MKICGPKLSLCGLIISVWGIVQLVLMGLFFYINSVALIEDLPLEEEYHSLEDFYAAANRAYNQNAYNCWIAACIYVLTLLLSAQQFYMNSRVTAN; this is encoded by the exons atgaaaatctgTGGTCCCAAGCTATCTCTTTGTGGTCTTATTATCTCTGTTTGGGGTATTGTCCAATTG GTTTTAATGGGTCTATTCTTCTACATAAATAGTGTAGCCCTCATTGAGGACTTACCTCTTGAAGAGGAATACCATTCGTTGGAAGATTTTTATGCAGCTGCAAATAGAGCATACAATCAG aatGCCTACAACTGCTGGATTGCCGCATGTATCTATGTTTTGACTTTGTTGCTCTCCGCCCAGCAATTTTACATGAATAGCAGAGTAACTGCTAACTAA